Proteins co-encoded in one Pocillopora verrucosa isolate sample1 chromosome 1, ASM3666991v2, whole genome shotgun sequence genomic window:
- the LOC131768424 gene encoding angiopoietin-related protein 7 isoform X2: protein MRMTSVSLSWTLLLVALFIMTKRFASTRGAPCHNDTRGSLKEIQKQLGRLQLQVKILKENKRARISKNCAELYKSAMRVSGVYTIDPDGSGAFDVYCDQTTSDGGWTVFQRRLDGSVDFNRTWDEYKYGFGNYLKGEFWLGFDKIRRLTRNETKNRLRVDLGVAPNKAVHAEYEWFGLGEEKDKYRLSLGNLSGSTVNDSLHPHMGLSFNTWDKNDCASSDHINIGGGWWYMSKKSCSFASNLNGVYRGDGRGKFHWGFLVPDEPELTTPQTSEMKIRPVDYS, encoded by the exons ATGAGAATGACTTCTGTTTCCCTAAGTTGGACTTTACTGCTTGTGGCGCTTTTCATAATGACAAAACGTTTCGCTTCGACGCGTGGAGCCCCTTGCCATAATGACACCCGAGGATCCctgaaagaaatacagaaacaacTTGGACGGCTTCAATTGCAAGTTAAAAttctaaaggaaaacaaaagagcaAGGATAT ccaagaactgtgctgagctgtacaaatccGCTATGAGAGTCAGCGGTGTCTATACAATCGACCCTGATGGTTCTGGTGCCTTTGATGTATACTGTGACCAGACAACAAGTGATGGGGGTTGGACTGTATTTCAAAGAAGACTTGATGGCTCTGTCGATTTCAACCGCACCTGGGATGAATACAAATATGGCTTTGGCAATTACCTCAAAGGAGAGTTTTGGCTCGGATTTGACAAGATCCGTCGCCTgacaagaaatgaaacaaaaaatagacTCCGAGTGGATCTTGGAGTAGCCCCTAATAAAGCGGTGCACGCTGAATACGAGTGGTTTGGATTaggagaagaaaaagataagTACAGGTTGAGCCTTGGAAATCTATCGG GTTCGACAGTTAACGATTCTCTCCACCCTCATATGGGCCTGTCTTTTAACACATGGGACAAGAATGATTGCGCTTCTTCTGATCACATTAATATTGGAGGAGGATGGTGGTACATGAGTAAAAAGAGCTGTTCTTTTGCCTCAAATCTCAACGGTGTTTATCGAGGGGACGGAAGGGGAAAGTTTCATTGGGGATTCTTAGTTCCTGACGAGCCAGAACTCACCACTCCCCAAACatcagaaatgaaaatcagaccagTTGACTATtcgtag
- the LOC131768424 gene encoding angiopoietin-related protein 7 isoform X1, with translation MRMTSVSLSWTLLLVALFIMTKRFASTRGAPCHNDTRGSLKEIQKQLGRLQLQVKILKENKRARISKNCAELYKSAMRVSGVYTIDPDGSGAFDVYCDQTTSDGGWTVFQRRLDGSVDFNRTWDEYKYGFGNYLKGEFWLGFDKIRRLTRNETKNRLRVDLGVAPNKAVHAEYEWFGLGEEKDKYRLSLGNLSEGSTVNDSLHPHMGLSFNTWDKNDCASSDHINIGGGWWYMSKKSCSFASNLNGVYRGDGRGKFHWGFLVPDEPELTTPQTSEMKIRPVDYS, from the exons ATGAGAATGACTTCTGTTTCCCTAAGTTGGACTTTACTGCTTGTGGCGCTTTTCATAATGACAAAACGTTTCGCTTCGACGCGTGGAGCCCCTTGCCATAATGACACCCGAGGATCCctgaaagaaatacagaaacaacTTGGACGGCTTCAATTGCAAGTTAAAAttctaaaggaaaacaaaagagcaAGGATAT ccaagaactgtgctgagctgtacaaatccGCTATGAGAGTCAGCGGTGTCTATACAATCGACCCTGATGGTTCTGGTGCCTTTGATGTATACTGTGACCAGACAACAAGTGATGGGGGTTGGACTGTATTTCAAAGAAGACTTGATGGCTCTGTCGATTTCAACCGCACCTGGGATGAATACAAATATGGCTTTGGCAATTACCTCAAAGGAGAGTTTTGGCTCGGATTTGACAAGATCCGTCGCCTgacaagaaatgaaacaaaaaatagacTCCGAGTGGATCTTGGAGTAGCCCCTAATAAAGCGGTGCACGCTGAATACGAGTGGTTTGGATTaggagaagaaaaagataagTACAGGTTGAGCCTTGGAAATCTATCGG AAGGTTCGACAGTTAACGATTCTCTCCACCCTCATATGGGCCTGTCTTTTAACACATGGGACAAGAATGATTGCGCTTCTTCTGATCACATTAATATTGGAGGAGGATGGTGGTACATGAGTAAAAAGAGCTGTTCTTTTGCCTCAAATCTCAACGGTGTTTATCGAGGGGACGGAAGGGGAAAGTTTCATTGGGGATTCTTAGTTCCTGACGAGCCAGAACTCACCACTCCCCAAACatcagaaatgaaaatcagaccagTTGACTATtcgtag
- the LOC136279966 gene encoding ficolin-2-like, which yields MFYFSPSSLCSVLLIAWISSSQTLAQSFKANCAELYVTGQNTSGIYKIDPDGLGAFDVYCNQTAAAGGWTVIQRRLDGSVNFHRSWCDYKQGFGDLSGEFWLGLDKINRLTRNTTNRLRVDLEYNLNSIIHRPHAEYDLFRVESELENYALIIGGMPEYDSLDRNNKAPFSTVDKDVSKQNCARDFGAWWYPTDNTCGNSSLNGRYKQKNALRWEIWESHEPDLSATKSEMKIKPVCV from the exons ATGTTTTACTTTTCACCGAGTTCTCTTTGCAGTGTGCTGCTTATAGCGTGGATTTCTTCAAGTCAGACCTTGGCTCAAAGTTTCAAAG CTAATTGCGCTGAACTGTACGTGACTGGCCAAAATACCAGCGGTATCTACAAAATTGACCCTGATGGTTTAGGTGCCTTTGATGTGTATTGTAACCAGACAGCGGCTGCTGGaggatggacagtgatccagaGAAGACTGGACGGCTCTGTCAATTTTCATCGTAGCTGGTGTGACTACAAGCAAGGTTTCGGTGATTTGAGTGGCGAGTTTTGGCTAGGACTGGACAAAATAAACCGTCTTACTAGGAACACAACGAACCGGCTTCGAGTAGATCTGGAATATAATCTCAATAGCATTATTCATCGTCCTCACGCCGAGTACGACTTGTTTCGCGTTGAATCGGAATTGGAAAATTATGCTTTGATTATTGGAGGGATGCCCGAAT ATGATTCTTTAGATAGAAATAACAAGGCTCCATTTTCAACAGTGGATAAAGACGTTTCCAAACAAAATTGCGCTCGTGACTTCGGGGCTTGGTGGTATCCTACAGATAATACCTGCGGTAACTCGAGCCTGAATGGTAGATACAAACAGAAAAACGCTCTAAGGTGGGAAATATGGGAAAGCCATGAACCTGACTTATCCGCAACAAAATctgagatgaaaatcaaaccagTTTGCGTATga
- the LOC131768425 gene encoding uncharacterized protein, with protein MGLNSWRDDTSEAFLVVLIVMSGLINLPGATGMNCNSKLTIIPDVQISTSPPRQELSVGTAVNLTCMAQPRSIDAGYYDRWTEYIQWYGPQDKPVGHRCVQGRQMELKHICTLMLKNLTEEQLGSYTCEAGNGYRAHCRRKSVEIRPRDPQPVQSVRDPKNQSTIDDFTVNFTYTTKDRLKQNISCVRDNDPYYGQSNQRAKDRWNLSIVIGSDLTLNCITTGHPPGHPQSDIRWTKHNGSYDVQSRLRAKITRVRRDQTIHHQLFIAKVKKEDGGKYQCVASNIAGEKASIEVNLHVNDLDPRSDSRTLTKRTGLPILQLTVIAFVVSAFVFAIGAFLLDRRLVKISKSISMSLLRKPERRGVTAFTSYRVS; from the exons ATGGGACTTAATTCGTGGCGAGATGACACTTCTGAAGCTTTTCTGGTGGTCCTCATAGTCATGAGTGGTTTGATAAATCTCCCTGGAGCCACGGGCATGAACTGCAACTCTAAACTGACTA TAATACCTGATGTACAGATTTCCACAAGTCCACCAAGGCAAGAACTATCTGTAGGTACAGCTGTTAACCTGACTTGTATGGCACAGCCCAGGAGTATTGATGCAGGGTATTACGATAGATGGACCGAGTATATTCAGTGGTACGGTCCACAGGACAAGCCAGTTGGACACAGATGTGTACAGGGTAGACAAATGGAGTTAAAACATATATGTACGTTGATGTTAAAAAATTTGACGGAAGAGCAACTCGGTAGCTACACGTGTGAAGCAGGAAATGGTTATCGTGCACATTGCAGAAGAAAATCAGTCGAAATTCGTCCGCGAG ACCCCCAGCCCGTTCAAAGTGTGAGAGATCCAAAGAACCAAAGCACTATTGACGATTTTACGGTAAATTTTACCTACACCACCAAAGATCGTCTCAAGCAAAACATCTCATGCGTGAGGGACAATGATCCGTATTATGGGCAATCCAATCAAAGGGCCAAGGATCGGTGGAACCTAAGTATCGTTATCGGCTCTGATTTAACTTTGAATTGTATTACCACTGGTCATCCCCCTGGTCACCCTCAGTCCGATATAAGGTGGACGAAGCACAACGGTTCATATGATGTCCAATCCAGGTTAAGGGCTAAGATCACCCGAGTTCGACGAGACCAAACCATTCACCACCAACTGTTTATAGCAAAAGTGAAGAAGGAAGATGGGGGCAAATATCAGTGCGTTGCAAGTAATATAGCTGGAGAAAAGGCATCCATCGAGGTCAACTTACATGTGAATGATTTAG ATCCTAGATCTGATTCACGTACGCTGACCAAAAGGACTGGTTTGCCAATTTTACAGCTGACTGTGATCGCTTTCGTAGTATCTGCATTTGTATTTGCAATTGGAGCATTTTTATTGGATCGACGTCTTGTGAAG ATTAGCAAGTCGATATCCATGAGTCTCCTCCGAAAGCCAGAGAGGCGTGGAGTTACTGCCTTTACATCTTACAGAGTATCTTGA